Proteins from a single region of Trichoderma asperellum chromosome 3, complete sequence:
- a CDS encoding uncharacterized protein (EggNog:ENOG41~SECRETED:SignalP(1-19)~MEROPS:MER0048191) — MRYHSIILTLGTLAMGTTAQVSSEGSAIFQLSNDTEFAFMLGATLSLSNNFGANTGEVLRAASQIIPGDFESWYREFIFLANQIHDKAEAINAKRFPISAREAYFRSATYYRAATTFLYANISDPRIYSVWNSALKDFDKAISLLPVPGERVNISAENFTVPAIFYSAQSSMNTPGNHRQNPFNSTKRPTVIVGNGYDGSQEELYHTFGRAILDRGWNFISYEGPGQPTVRRQQGLGFIPNWWEAVTPVVDYLTKRHDVDTDRIGLIGYSFGGTLAPLAASREHRLSAVMAIDGVTDLFDSIQSQFPSNINSVFESGNKTEFDTLLLSLVDNTAVPTQLRWAIAQSLWAFDTTSPYEWLTRLREFKVDQAVANDIHCPVLVNEGEDDSLAPGQAQEMVRLLGRKATYNLFKTDLGAGEHCQLGAESQVAQVAFDWLSDIWEGISVPHNITGGVY; from the exons ATGAGATACCATAGCATTATTTTGACTCTCGGGACCTTGGCTATGGGCACT ACCGCCCAAGTCAGTTCCGAAGGATCTGCCATATTCCAATTGAGCAATGACACCGAGTTTGCGTTTATGTTGGGAGCTACACTATCTCTTTCCAACAATTTCGGAGCAAACACTGGTGAAGTTCTGCGAGCGGCTAGTCAGATTATCCCCGGCGATTTCGAGAGCTGGTACAGAGAGTTCATATTTCTAGCGAATCAGATACACGACAAAGCAGAAGCCATCAATGCCAAGCGTTTCCCTATATCGGCTCGCGAGGCATACTTTCGATCTGCTACCTACTACCGGGCTGCCACCACTTTCTTATACGCCAACATAAGCGATCCACGCATTTATTCAGTCTGGAATTCTGCGCTGAAAGACTTCGACAAAGCAATATCTCTGCTTCCAGTCCCAGGCGAGCGAGTGAATATCTCAGCCGAAAATTTCACTGTGCCTGCCATATTCTACTCTGCCCAAAGTTCAATGAATACACCCGGCAACCATAGACAAAATCCTTTCAATTCCACGAAGCGTCCTACAGTAATTGTAGGCAATGGATACGATGGTTCACAGGAAGAGCTCTACCACACCTTTGGTCGAGCAATTCTCGACCGTGGTTGGAACTTCATTTCATACGAAGGCCCGGGTCAGCCAACTGTTCGCCGGCAGCAAGGGCTGGGATTTATTCCCAACTGGTGGGAGGCGGTCACTCCGGTGGTGGATTATTTAACAAAGCGTCATGACGTGGATACGGACAGAATTGGTCTCATTGGATACTCGTTTGGTGGAACGTTGGCACCGCTTGCCGCCTCTCGTGAACACCGTCTCTCGGCTGTTATGGCAATTGACGGAGTTACTGACTTGTTTGACTCAATTCAAAGCCAGTTTCCGTCTAATATTAACTCCGTTTTCGAAAGTGGCAATAAGACAGAGTTCGACACATTGTTACTTTCTCTTGTTGACAATACGGCCGTCCCAACTCAGCTCCGATGGGCGATTGCCCAGTCACTATGGGCTTTTGATACTACAAGCCCCTATGAGTGGTTGACAAGGCTGCGCGAATTTAAAGTCGACCAAGCCGTAGCTAACGACATTCATTGTCCAGTACTTGTTAACGAAGGAGAGGATGACAGCTTGGCACCGGGGCAGGCTCAGGAAATGGTACGACTTCTCGGGCGTAAAGCCACATACAACCTGTTCAAGACAGACTTGGGCGCAGGTGAGCACTGCCAGCTTGGGGCAGAATCACAGGTTGCACAGGTCGCATTTGACTGGCTAAGTGATATTTGGGAGGGCATTAGTGTCCCTCACAATATTACTGGTGGCGTTTATTAA
- a CDS encoding uncharacterized protein (TransMembrane:6 (o29-49i69-87o107-129i141-164o184-209i221-243o)~EggNog:ENOG41), producing the protein MSFPGAAPPPEGVIPDLAHPQDVLRTVNYVTQALTICFVTIFVGIRFYAKTRLLGGGFTADDYATYSAYVLMIGYCITACFAGSHGGGLNMWEVSKEQAQLYFKSCYAATIFYAPMAMTVKLALLIIIIRVFGSVHRRTLIGIYIFIGMLVAYYVSGFFIKIFICWPIHAYWEGDTSKCLDQSAIVTADSIISVISDLAILLLPTPLTWSLQLPRRKRFRVAGLLCAGGVATGFSIYRLAMIVDEGKSTNMTMVFIKVILSG; encoded by the exons ATGAGCTTCCCCGGTGCTGCTCCGCCGCCCGAAGGCGTTATCCCTGATCTTGCCCACCCGCAAGATGTACTGAGAACTGTGAACTATGTCACACAAGCGCTGACAATCTGCTTCGTCACTATCTTCGTGGGAATACGATTTTATGCCAAAACCAGGTTGCTAGGAGGGGGCTTTACAGCAGATGACT ACGCGACGTATTCGGCTTAT GTACTCATGATAGGGTACTGCATCACTGCGTGCTTTG CTGGTTCACATGGTGGAGGTCTAAACATGTGGGAAGTCTCCAAGGAACAAGCTCAATTATACTTTAAG TCTTGCTATGCCGCTACGATCTTCTACGCCCCGATGGCCATGACCGTCAAACTGGCCCTGCTTATTATCATCATCCGAGTCTTTGGATCTGTCCACCGGCGAACCCTCATCGGAATCTACATCTTTATCGGTATGCTCGTGGCATATTACGTCTCCGGCTTCTTCATCAaaatcttcatctgctgGCCGATTCACGCATACTGGGAGGGAGATACCAGCAAATGCTTGGACCAGAGCGCTATCGTTACAGCCGACTCTATAATCAGCGTGATTAGCGACTTAGCCATCCTGTTACTACCGACACCCCTTACCTGGTCACTCCAGCTGCCTCGACGAAAACGATTCCGCGTTGCAGGGTTGTTATGTGCTGGCGGAGTTGCCACAGGCTTTAGCATTTATCGCTTAGCAATGATTGTTGATGAGGGCAAGTCTACAAACATGACGATGGTCTTTATCAAAGTCATCTTATCGGGGTAA
- a CDS encoding uncharacterized protein (EggNog:ENOG41~TransMembrane:7 (o29-49i69-87o107-129i141-164o184-209i221-240o260-283i)), with product MSFPGAAPPPEGVIPDLAHPQDVLRTVNYVTQALTICFVTIFVGIRFYAKTRLLGGGFTADDYATYSAYVLMIGYCITACFAGSHGGGLNMWEVSKEQAQLYFKSCYAATIFYAPMAMTVKLALLIIIIRVFGSVHRRTLIGIYIFIGMLVAYYVSGFFIKIFICWPIHAYWEGDTSKCLDQSAIVTADSIISVISDLAILLLPTPLTWSLQLPRRKRFRVAGLLCAGGVATGFSIYRLAMIVDEGKSTNMTMVFIKVILSGNAEVGIGLICACLPAVSTLYVQRARGSSYFKNPGQSSVSGRGEIILTRSYHVDRSALDKTIDENAIELGHDETGLVANIETRVHANAAESHHSTRSDETL from the exons ATGAGCTTCCCCGGTGCTGCTCCGCCGCCCGAAGGCGTTATCCCTGATCTTGCCCACCCGCAAGATGTACTGAGAACTGTGAACTATGTCACACAAGCGCTGACAATCTGCTTCGTCACTATCTTCGTGGGAATACGATTTTATGCCAAAACCAGGTTGCTAGGAGGGGGCTTTACAGCAGATGACT ACGCGACGTATTCGGCTTAT GTACTCATGATAGGGTACTGCATCACTGCGTGCTTTG CTGGTTCACATGGTGGAGGTCTAAACATGTGGGAAGTCTCCAAGGAACAAGCTCAATTATACTTTAAG TCTTGCTATGCCGCTACGATCTTCTACGCCCCGATGGCCATGACCGTCAAACTGGCCCTGCTTATTATCATCATCCGAGTCTTTGGATCTGTCCACCGGCGAACCCTCATCGGAATCTACATCTTTATCGGTATGCTCGTGGCATATTACGTCTCCGGCTTCTTCATCAaaatcttcatctgctgGCCGATTCACGCATACTGGGAGGGAGATACCAGCAAATGCTTGGACCAGAGCGCTATCGTTACAGCCGACTCTATAATCAGCGTGATTAGCGACTTAGCCATCCTGTTACTACCGACACCCCTTACCTGGTCACTCCAGCTGCCTCGACGAAAACGATTCCGCGTTGCAGGGTTGTTATGTGCTGGCGGAGTTGCCACAGGCTTTAGCATTTATCGCTTAGCAATGATTGTTGATGAGGGCAAGTCTACAAACATGACGATGGTCTTTATCAAAGTCATCTTATCGGG GAACGCTGAGGTTGGTATCGGCTTAATATGCGCCTGTCTTCCAGCCGTCAGTACCCTCTACGTTCAACGCGCTCGAGGCTCCTCATACTTTAAGAACCCCGGCCAATCAAGCGTCAGCGGCCGCGGCGAAATCATCTTGACGAGATCATATCACGTCGATAGATCGGCATTAGACAAGACCATTGACGAGAACGCCATCGAGTTGGGCCACGATGAGACTGGACTGGTGGCCAATATCGAGACTCGAGTCCATGCGAATGCCGCAGAGAGCCATCACTCTACTCGATCCGACGAGACGCTatga
- a CDS encoding uncharacterized protein (EggNog:ENOG41~TransMembrane:7 (o33-50i71-93o99-117i153-172o192-216i228-247o267-289i)), with protein MGSKDHTCPSHDLSEDATEAIFGTMTFFQFDRILAGSCVAVACAVIFIHLSSHANRLSNPSEQVKIMRISLLVPFYSLFSFLSICFPNADVYLEPWLEVFQANSLCAFFLLMCDFISPNSEKRNDFFAKMTILDKKSPQAGKAGGLSWFRSRWIAIFQYPIIAVLTAIATDISEAVGTYCQYKIEVYYTKLWITIISQVSLTLAVTSIIVFVRTLNSELAVHKPMVKLVAFKLIVFLSFVQSIIFLILGNTSSLNPTSKLTYADLHIGLPALLSCIEMVPISVFLAWAYSVQPYLLGRVADMEDLSGHADIPRSYQGGFLGVRAFLAMLNPKETVEGIILAFYMVTKLNEPSCTSDFGHDLDHTYHSNTGMMRNHQSGYQALDGENR; from the exons ATGGGCTCAAAAGACCACACATGTCCATCACATGATCTCTCTGAAG ATGCCACTGAAGCAATTTTTGGGACCATGACATTTTTCCAGTTTGATAGAATCTTAGCTGGAAGCTGTGTGGCAGTTGCATGCGCCGTAATTTTTATTCATCTGTCTAGTCACGCAAATCGGCTTAGCAATCCGAGCGAGCAAGTGAA GATTATGAGAATTAGCCTTCTAGTTCCTTTCTAttccctcttcagcttcttgtcAATATGCTTCCCAAATGCGGATGTCTACCTCGAGCCATGGCTCGAGGTCTTCCAGGCAAACTCATTATGCGCGTTCTTCCTTCTCATGTGTGACTTTATATCGCCCAATTCCGAGAAACGAAACGACTTCTTTGCAAAAATGACGATCTTAGATAAGAAATCTCCTCAGGCTGGGAAAGCCGGCGGACTGTCTTGGTTTCGA AGTCGTTGGATAGCGATCTTTCAATATCCAATTATTGCAGTGCTGACAGCAATTGCTACCGACATTTCCGAGGCGGTGGGAACTTATTGCCAATATAAGATCGAGGTATATTATACAAAGCTGTGG ATCACTATTATCTCTCAAGTCTCACTCACACTCGCCGTCACGTCAATTATCGTGTTCGTCAGGACATTAAATTCTGAACTTGCAGTTCATAAACCTATGGTAAAGCTAGTTGCGTTCAAGCTTATAGTGTTTCTTAGCTTCGTGCAGAGT ATAATTTTCTTAATCTTGGGCAATACTAGCAGCCTCAATCCTACGTCGAAGCTTACATATGCCGACCTACACATTGGATTGCCTGCGTTACTTAGTTGTATTGAGATGGTGCCCATCTCCGTATTCTTAGCATGGGCCTATTCCGTGCAGCCATACTTACTCGGCCGTGTTGCTGATATGGAGGATTTAAGTGGTCATGCAGACATTCCAAGATCTTACCAAGGAGGTTTCCTTGGTGTGCGCGCATTTTTAGCCATGTTGAATCCTAAAGAGACAGTTGAGGGGATAATTCTTGCTTTCTACATGGTTACCAAACTCAATGAACCATCATGCACTTCTGACTTTGGTCATGATTTGGACCATACTTACCACTCTAACACCGGCATGATGCGGAATCATCAATCGGGATACCAGGCTCTGGATGGGGAGAATAGGTGA
- a CDS encoding uncharacterized protein (TransMembrane:3 (i250-271o277-295i302-321o)~EggNog:ENOG41): MNEESLPLNPITMTENIAPPISTTSLQSYNYLETSSGLDNDLEVLSSKSDKRINWRERIEKENEGVVYVNDFPQGYPRYSALLNSDKSFQVWRRFSTLRTRLLLLKQDELSRLEEQLENIDAEDEELFPIFLGNNREDTNQDRKEILKKIDIALNDYDSFLKRQYRTFNLESSRDRAISSLRNWHDNNKSLASEEIKYLNRRDLFTLLGNGSWSDRLIDLINGYFNTTKKPRRERSANIMEERMKQMIRVLQAALMAVLLFPPVIICNFVSNLTYRMIIIVGTTAIFIAILSLIARTRMKSFDLVIAGTTYATVLVVFISGTNGINN; the protein is encoded by the exons ATGAACGAGGAATCTTTACCCCTCAACCCAATCACAATGACTGAGAACATAGCACCCCCGATATCGACAACATCCTTGCAATCATATAATTACCTTGAAACATCATCCGGATTGGATAATGACCTTGAAGTGCTATCCTCTAAGTCAgataaaagaattaactgGCGAGAAAGGATCGAAAAGGAGAATGAGGGTGTCGTTTATG TCAATGATTTCCCACAGGGATATCCTCGTTATTCCGCACTACTTAACTCCGACAAGTCTTTTCAGGTCTGGCGCCGGTTTTCGACCTTGCGTACGCGCCTGCTTCTCCTTAAGCAGGATGAACTCTCACGGCTAGAGGAGCAGCTAGAGAATATAGAtgctgaagacgaggaatTATTTCCTATATTTCTTGGAAACAATCGCGAAGACACGAATCAAGACAGAAAAGAGATCCTTAAGAAGATCGATATTGCCTTGAATGACTATG ACTCTTTTTTGAAAAGACAGTATCGAACTTTCAATCTCGAGTCTTCTCGAGATCGAGCTATTTCAAGTCTCAGGAACTGGCACGACAATAATAAGTCATTGGCAtcagaagaaataaaatatctAAATCGCAGAGATCTTTTCACACTTTTAGGGAACGGTAGTTGGTCAGACAGGCTAATAGATTTGATCAACGGTTACTTCAACACCACGAAAAAACCCAGAAGGGAAAGATCGGCGAATATTATGGAGGAGCGGATGAAGCAAATGATACGTGTACTCCAAGCGGCTCTTATGGCagtgcttctttttcctcccgTTATTATTTGTAACTTCGTGAGTAACTTAACGTACAGAATGATCATTATTGTTGGCACTACGGCTATTTTTATTGCCATTTTGTCGTTGATCGCCCGAACAAGGATGAAATCCTTTGACTTGGTTATAGCTGGAACAAC ATATGCCACTGTGCTTGTCGTATTTATTTCAGGCACAAATGGCATTAACAATTAA
- a CDS encoding uncharacterized protein (EggNog:ENOG41~CAZy:CE10~SECRETED:SignalP(1-19)~MEROPS:MER0034745) → MKVVTLAALTVGLLPIAGAVPAPAAEAEVQAGRPNVTIPSGTIIGSTDGEVESFKGIPYADPPIGDLRFRPPVRLSTHLGEFYATEEAAACHEGPVFGPFADTNDTIATLAEIDVANAVFKDIAGDKPTKFDEDCLTITVQRPEGIEAGANLPVLFWIYGGGFVGGSTTGFDGTELVKTGVQLNQPFIFVAVNYRVGGWGFMPGEEILREGSGNAGLRDQRMGLEWVADNIAEFGGDPGRVTIWGESAGAISVFDQLVLFDGNATYKGRELFHGAIMNSGTALPTDPLDGPKGQAIYDAVVKKAGCESENEDSLSCLRKLHNDNFTAAANSVPGIFSYPSLALSYLPRPDCTVLTDSPDALARQRKFHKVPVIMGTQEDEGTPFSLFQTDMGTDDKIVTYLSKYYFGHATSDQVSEFVGTYSDEISDGSPFRSNLPYELYPGKRRIAAILGDMVFNLMRRITLQILFEELPEISSWSYFSSYNYNLGLNPMGTMHGSDIPVLFENSNDEHPTISGRKYYINFLYTGDPNNGSNVDVFWPQWTEGHQLLWFNKTENGLKNDTYRETSYDFMFENIDSLRF, encoded by the coding sequence ATGAAAGTGGTTACTCTCGCAGCTCTTACGGTGGGACTGCTGCCAATAGCTGGAGCTGTACCGGCTCCAgctgcagaggcagaagTCCAGGCCGGCCGTCCGAATGTCACTATTCCATCTGGTACCATTATTGGTTCGACCGATGGAGAGGTCGAGTCCTTCAAAGGCATCCCTTATGCTGATCCACCAATCGGGGATTTACGCTTCAGACCACCAGTCAGACTTTCGACACACCTTGGAGAGTTTTATGCTACAGAGGAAGCTGCAGCATGCCATGAGGGACCCGTCTTTGGTCCATTTGCCGATACGAATGATACAATAGCTACTCTTGCAGAAATCGATGTTGCAAACGCTGTTTTTAAAGATATCGCCGGTGATAAGCCCACAAAGTTTGACGAGGACTGCTTGACAATTACTGTTCAACGCCCCGAGGGTATTGAAGCTGGCGCCAATCTTCCTGTATTATTCTGGATCTATGGCGGCGGTTTTGTGGGTGGGAGCACCACTGGGTTTGATGGTACCGAGTTGGTCAAGACTGGAGTGCAACTCAATCAACCGTTTATCTTTGTAGCAGTCAACTATCGCGTTGGCGGCTGGGGCTTTATGCCGGGAGAAGAGATTCTTCGTGAAGGAAGTGGTAATGCAGGACTGCGTGACCAGCGAATGGGGCTTGAATGGGTGGCCGATAATATTGCAGAGTTTGGAGGTGATCCAGGGAGAGTCACAATCTGGGGAGAGTCTGCTGGTGCCATATCGGTGTTCGATCAGCTAGTTCTGTTTGACGGCAATGCAACCTACAAGGGTAGGGAGCTTTTTCATGGTGCCATTATGAACTCTGGTACCGCTCTTCCTACCGATCCTTTAGATGGTCCTAAGGGACAGGCTATCTATGATGCAGTTGTCAAGAAGGCTGGCTGCGAGAGCGAGAACGAGGACTCGTTAAGCTGTCTCCGCAAATTACACAATGACAACTTTACCGCTGCAGCCAACTCGGTCCCAGGGATTTTCTCATATCCATCTCTTGCACTGTCATATCTGCCGAGGCCAGATTGCACGGTCTTGACGGACAGCCCGGATGCACTAGCAAGGCAAAGGAAATTTCATAAAGTGCCAGTAATAATGGGCAcgcaagaagatgaaggaacACCCTTTAGCTTGTTTCAAACCGATATGGGCACAGATGATAAAATCGTTACATATCTCTCGAAATATTACTTTGGCCATGCTACCAGCGACCAGGTCAGTGAATTTGTCGGTACTTATAGCGATGAAATTTCTGACGGAAGCCCATTTCGGAGTAACCTTCCTTACGAGCTCTATCCGGGTAAGAGGAGGATTGCAGCCATTCTTGGTGACATGGTCTTTAATCTAATGCGGCGTATCACACTTCAAATTCTTTTTGAGGAACTACCTGAAATCTCTTCCTGGTCCTATTTTTCCTCATACAACTACAACCTCGGCCTCAACCCTATGGGCACTATGCACGGGTCAGATATCCCTGTTCTCTTCGAAAACTCTAATGACGAACATCCTACAATCAGTGGCCGAAAATACTACATCAATTTTCTCTATACTGGGGATCCCAATAATGGCAGTAATGTAGACGTATTTTGGCCCCAGTGGACGGAGGGTCACCAGCTCTTGTGGTTTAATAAGACAGAGAACGGCCTCAAAAACGATACATATAGGGAGACCAGTTACGATTTCATGTTTGAGAATATCGATTCTTTACGCTTTTGA
- a CDS encoding uncharacterized protein (EggNog:ENOG41), which translates to MAGKVVSTVIRVGDISYYMHPLTPSDSQSDIPTFDRDTVAEACTILTIDGQFPNASVLQAILDDFRTKDDVWSPDFIGTIIIQTTEIDRKLTGNDKDILRSLGASDIRLFYNGVAEAQFPQGPYFLHYGQLHQAYRLYPDTADAFIVATVPDDGDGFRSLDASAYGEQFPSALTVAVPSRLYYIKSSEKPYAGLRIAIKDIIDLKGLKTGASSRAYTELYPAREESAETVKRLINLGFVIVGKLKTTQFADSEWPTSDWVDYHGPWNPRGDGYLTPSGSSAGSASAVSTYTWLDLSLGTDTLGSIRSPSAAQGIFGMRPTLGAANTTGVVPYSSNWDTVGGFARTATEFKSLAQALYGSAETEGKVYEKPTKLICLTDYWPVHHEESQRVMESFVMRVESFLGTNRTNINLADTWKRTRPVGTDESISKYFHHAFDWSANRDQWTGLLKPFITEYTEKMGKPPILNPQVRFKVGYTPTVTAEQKAEGERLLKTYHDWFYEHIMPPTRDGYSSSIIVLPWTNGEPDYRDKYKSGPQEFTGQGFFFYNVGPYAQCPELIVPVGTTPYISKFTQETEQLPAAVGFIAAKGSDVMLADFVSKLFEDSYTVIKPEQEQAPLS; encoded by the exons ATGGCTGGAAAGGTTGTGTCGACAGTCATCCGAGTCGGCGATATATCGTACTACATGCACCCTTTAACCCCTTCT GATTCTCAATCTGACATACCAACTTTTGACCGTGATACGGTTGCTGAAGCGTGTACCATACTTACGATTGATGGTCAGTTTCCTAACGCGAGTGTGCTCCAGGCCATCTTGGATGACTTCAGGACTAAGGATGACGTCTGGTCGCCGGATTTCATTGGGACCATAATTATCCAGACGACCGAAATTGACCGTAAACTCACGGGAAACGACAAGGATATTCTTCGTAGCCTTGGGGCTAGCGATATACGTCTATTCTACAATGGCGTAGCGGAAGCCCAGTTTCCTCAGGGTCCTTATTTTCTGCATTACGGCCAGCTTCACCAAGCCTATCGGCTGTACCCAGATACTGCAGATGCCTTTATAGTGGCCACAGTTccagatgatggcgatgg CTTTCGATCTCTAGATGCTTCTGCGTACGGGGAACAGTTTCCATCAGCTCTCACTGTCGCCGTACCCTCTCGCCTATATTATATCAAATCAAGCGAGAAGCCATATGCGGGCCTGAGGATAGCCATTAAAGACATTATAGACTTGAAAGGGCTCAAGAcaggagcttcttctcgcgCGTACACCGAGCTTTATCCAGCCAGAGAAGAAAGCGCAGAAACCGTCAAGCGGCTTATCAACTTGGGTTTTGTGATTGTTGGGAAGCTAAAGACTACACAATTCGCGGACTCGGAATGGCCAACCAGTGACTGGGTCGACTATCATGGACCTTGGAATCCGCGCGGAGACGGGTATCTCACCCCCAGCGGAAGCAGTGCTGGCAGTGCTTCCGCTGTTTCCACTTATACGTGGCTTGACTTATCCTTGGGCACAGATA CTTTGGGGAGTATAAGATCCCCTTCGGCAGCTCAAGGAATTTTCGGAATGAGGCCTACGCTTGGAGCCGCAAACACCACCGGTGTAGTGCCGTACAGCTC CAATTGGGACACAGTCGGTGGATTTGCCCGTACGGCAACGGAGTTCAAGAGCCTCGCACAAGCGCTCTACGGCTCGGCGGAGACAGAAGGCAAGGTTTACGAG AAGCCGACAAAGCTAATCTGCTTGACCGACTACTGGCCAGTTCATCATGAGGAAAGCCAGCGAGTCATGGAGAGTTTTGTCATGCGCGTTGAAAGCTTTTTGGGCACAAATCGTACAAATATCAATCTCGCAGACACATGGAAAAGAACCCGTCCAGTAGGAACAGACGAATCCATCAGCAAGTATTTTCACCACGCCTTCGACTGGTCAGCCAACCGTGATCAGTGGACAGGACTTCTCAAACCGTTCATCACAGAATACACGGAAAAGATGGGCAAACCACCAATTCTCAATCCACAGGTTCGATTTAAAGT GGGCTATACACCGACCGTAACAGCAGAGCAGAAGGCAGAGGGTGAGAGACTTCTCAAAACATACCACGACTGGTTCTATGAGCATATTATGCCGCCTACCAGGGATGGCTACTCTAGCAGTATAATCGTTCTCCCCTGGACGAATGGTGAGCCAGACTATCGTGATAAGTATAAGAGCGGGCCACAAGAATTTACAGGCCAggggttctttttttataatgtAGGCCCTTATGCTCAATGTCCAGAGCTCATTGTTCCTG TCGGTACCACGCCATATATCTCAAAGTTCACGCAAGAGACAGAACAGCTTCCTGCCGCCGTTGGATTCATAGCTGCTAAAGGCAGCGACGTTATGCTGGCTGATTTCGTCAGTAAACTTTTTGAAGATTCATATACTGTCATTAAACCAGAGCAAGAACAAGCCCCTCTTAGTTAG
- a CDS encoding uncharacterized protein (SECRETED:SignalP(1-18)~EggNog:ENOG41), with protein MRSAIAFSLSLLALAVSAAPSSRNAGKVTVQLSNDVSGANGNAAIPLDGTPVDIGQAFGHTNLFKDGTLFVTSIFFVANFQHAECTVVRNGVKQVANIFDPAKDFERFAKQPVDWEHGFTISCT; from the coding sequence ATGCGTTCTGCCAtcgctttctctctctccctccttgcTCTTGCTGTTTCCGCAGCCCCGTCCTCTCGGAACGCAGGCAAGGTTACAGTACAACTTTCAAACGATGTCTCTGGAGCAAATGGCAACGCCGCCATTCCCCTCGATGGAACTCCTGTAGACATTGGACAGGCTTTCGGACACACCAATTTGTTCAAAGACGGCACCCTCTTTGTTACCAGCATTTTCTTCGTTGCCAACTTCCAACACGCCGAATGCACCGTGGTGAGGAATGGAGTTAAGCAGGTCGCCAACATCTTCGACCCAGCGAAGGACTTTGAGAGATTCGCTAAGCAACCTGTGGACTGGGAGCACGGCTTCACAATCTCCTGCACTTAA